The Polycladomyces zharkentensis DNA window TTGGCTCTCTTGCTGGTCGTGGCCTTCGCCTGCAGTGCGCCGGGGGCCGGTTCATCGGACAAAGGGTTGAAAAAAGTGACGCTCGTCCTGGATTGGACCCCCAACACCAATCATACCGGCCTTTATGTGGCGAAAGCAAAAGGTTACTTTCAACGCGAAGGGCTGGATGTGGATATGATTCAGCCGGGACAGAGCGGCGCTGAACAGATGGTTGCTTCCGGACGCGCCCAGTTTGGCGTCAGCTACCAAGAAAATGTCACCCAAGCACGTACCCAAGGCATTCCCATCATCTCGATTGCGGCGGTCATCCAGCATAACACTTCGGGATTCGCTTCACCCGCAGACAAAAACATCAAGCGCCCCAAGGATTTTGAGGGCAAAACCTATGGCGGTTGGGGTTCTCCGGTTGAAAAACAAATGATCACGTCGCTGATGAAAGGGGATCATGCCGATCCCAACAAGGTAAAAATCATCAACACGGGAAATGCGGATTTCTTCTCGATCGTCAAACGTAATGTGGATTTTGCATGGATTTATTATGGTTGGACGGGAATTGAAGCCGAACTTCGCGGCATGAAGCTGAACGTTATTTATCTGACCGATTACTCCAAAGATCTGGATTACTATACTCCGGTGTTGATCACCAGTGAAAAAGAGATCAAGCAGGACCCGCAAACAGTCAAAGCGTTTATGCGCGCCGTGAGCAAAGGATATCAGTATGCCATTGCCCACCCGGACGATGCTGCTTCCATTCTTTCCAAAGCGGTTCCGGACCTCGATCCGAAGCTGGTAAAGGAAAGCCAAAAATGGCTGAGTCCGCGTTATCAAGCGGATGCGCCGGTTTGGGGCCATCAAAAACAAGAAGTGTGGGCCAGATACGCCAACTGGATGAAGGAGCACCATCTGCTCGAAGGCAACTTTGACCCGAGTAAAGCGTTTACCAATCAGTTCTTGCCCCAAGGAGGAAAATGAGATGGCCAGTACACTCTTGAGCATTCAAATCCTCCCGCATACGCCGGGCGGGGAGAGTGTGATCCCCTACGTCGACCGGGCCATAGAAATCATTCAAAACGCCGGGGTGCCTTACCGGG harbors:
- a CDS encoding ABC transporter substrate-binding protein, which codes for MKRIGWLVSLALLLVVAFACSAPGAGSSDKGLKKVTLVLDWTPNTNHTGLYVAKAKGYFQREGLDVDMIQPGQSGAEQMVASGRAQFGVSYQENVTQARTQGIPIISIAAVIQHNTSGFASPADKNIKRPKDFEGKTYGGWGSPVEKQMITSLMKGDHADPNKVKIINTGNADFFSIVKRNVDFAWIYYGWTGIEAELRGMKLNVIYLTDYSKDLDYYTPVLITSEKEIKQDPQTVKAFMRAVSKGYQYAIAHPDDAASILSKAVPDLDPKLVKESQKWLSPRYQADAPVWGHQKQEVWARYANWMKEHHLLEGNFDPSKAFTNQFLPQGGK